A segment of the Daphnia pulex isolate KAP4 chromosome 10, ASM2113471v1 genome:
GCTAAAATTTCAGTATACatcagcaaagaaaagaaactggttATTCTACAGATTCGTGGTCTTTTGATTAAGGTAACtcattgaaattattattaatgtaAAGGTTTTAACCAGCTAATTCATTTATTACtcccaaaaggaattttgtgCCGATTTCTTGTCCCAGTTAGTGGACTGGATCAAGAAATGCGCTTTTGTCAAGACTATTCTGCTGTCCAGCCTCCACAACTACGAACGAGTTGATTCCCAACTCACCGGATCTCCATTCCGCTACACTGTGACTTCAGCTGTCAACTCGTCTATTGAAAACGAATTAAAGTAAATTGCGGAGAGATAAAATCAAGATCAATAATTGTATTCTAAAAGTATTGATTGAACTATAGGACTCTGCAGTGGCCTGCCCTGGAGACCCGACGTTCGGTTTGGAAGGAAGGCAATGAAGATATCCTTTTCTTCCCCGGTGGAGGATATACTAGTCTTCTGAATAAATTATGGTAGACGTGTTTATTCAATCCGTTTCGATTACGTTTTATAACTgaagttttcccttttattctGCAGTGGCGAAATGAATGTCCCTCTGGTAACTCTTCTTATATTTTGCGCCGAGGGTGACAATATACCGGGAGTTTTGCTGGTGACGGGTCATTTCAACCGGTGGCTAAACTTCGTACCAATGGCCAATGATGCCCCGGGCTGGAAATTCCCAGCGTCTTGGAAATTATTCTTTGGTGCACCAGCTCCCATGACCATGTATTGAttgatcaaaaaaaaataatgattggcaaaggaaaagataataaaatcGAGTGATTGgtgaatttcaattaatttaatcttTTGGTTATTCGACGTGCTTGTTATGGAGCTGTTAGTCCAACCCCCAGGTCTCGTAACTGTCAGTTATacgttaataataataaaaaaaggtacagAGAAAGTGTTATGGAATTGCGATGCGGACGTTGGTTGGTGGGCGATTGCGTCATTGACTTATTGTGATGATCTTTTCCTTCAATTCTGCAGAAAGGAAAGAACGGCTGTTAAAGATAAGACATACGAGTTTCACGACTAGTTTGAGATTATAGCCTGTACCTTTAGAACGGACAAAAATCTTATAATTCAAACATGCATTTAGATTCCATTCATACTGCCGTgcagaaataaatattatgttATTGTGCCATTTACTTAAATATGAAAGGTCGCAAATGTATAGAACATAGGTTAAAAACCTGCGGAAGCCAATCGGACGAGGCGGAATCCGGCGGAACCGCGGAATCGATATCGGCCAAATAAGTCTCAGAATTTTTTTGCGCcaataattgatttaaagCTTGTCATGTGATAGAGTTCGAGTTTCATTTACTGATGGCAATCAACCAATCAGCggtaaattatattttaacaaatttttattaaaaaattaaatgtaatttaagcaagattttgaaaatttgccaCCGCTGTAAATGATATGGGGTTGGGGTGGGATTGTGGGAAGGGTAGAAATAGAAttttcttctgctcagaaaatttttttatgatccATTCTCACTCTCACTGCCTTCTGCCTTGGTAAGTAGTTTATTtggtcaaatttaaatttatgttcaaaaatatttctggtaTTTGGCTTTGTTTCATAATATTGGTTAttacattcaaattttgttttatctacATTAAATTCTATGTGATAAAATTTACGGTAAATTTACCTTCTGGTTCTACAGATTTTTGAGAAAACAGCGTGGTCGCGTGGTTGGTGtcgtaaatttgaaatgtatccaaaaaatctacaaaatgATTTGTCTACATGCATTTTCTACTCTTAAAATGTAGgtgaaaattttaaagttggCTATATTATATACTAGTATTCGTGATGATAAAATTTAATCTTAATGCTAGTGAAGACATTTTGCATTATAGTCTTTCGCTCCTATCTGATGATCAGTTCTAGCTTTGTGTTACAATCATTGGCCTATTTCccattttaatatattttaaatttgtttcaggTCGTGATTGCACACCTCTATCACCTATCACTGTTTACCCACTGTGTAGAGCCATGGTACCGATTTGGAGGTGAGTTGGGTTGAACACCCCTTTTTTGTGTCCAACCataatgatttaaaatatatCCTGAAATATCATGGAGGAATCATGTATTAGCtctaaatgaaatttttaatttgtaactATCACTGTTTGCAAATGAAATCATGTTAATGAAGTTTTCCTCGCAGATATCCTCTTGCTGTAACTTGGTTGCAGCCCTGATTGCAGTCTTTTTTTATCTGCAATTTAGGTAATGTTGGTTCTAAAATTGGTGTGCCGTGGGGTTTTATGATGATTCACTAGCATAGGTCATCTGATGTTGAGGAAGATAAATTTTGCAAATCTGAAATGGCTTCAAGAATTATCATTATGTTTTAGTTTTccttaatttaataatttttcaattttctgtaGGTATTGAGGCTTGTTACTCCAGGGCTTTGACCTCGATTTCGTATTTGAGCAAGTTAAGGATTACTCCCATGTGATGCATCATAATTAATGGTAAATATTCCATAATAAATTTACTTATGATTGTATGACGACAAAATAGACCACCAATCGTTATCTGATGCTTAAATATTGATATAAAATACTTGTATAATTGTTCACTTATTAATGAAGGACAATTTCTTCAGCAGGTTGATGTAACTATGGTACTACACACTACTCGAGCTCCAGTCTGGAAAGTAAGTAATTTGATTCCGTTTCCTTAGGTGTTTCGGTTTAAAATGATGTTCATTCGTGCGTGTCATCTGATATCTTGATGCATAAGACATCTTGTCATTTACTGATTACGTTTTTAATGAGTTATAAGTCTTTTATTAAACTGGTATGATAAAAAATTATCATTCTTTGTTTTCAGGTGGTATCTGTAAGCTGCGTTACGTCGAAAGTTCAGGGTTCCCAACTTGGAAAGGTATAACCAGTGTTGTCATCTTATTGCTTTGTTATACTCCATGATGTCAACTCGATTGCACTAGGCTGGATAAATTAGTTTGATACTGTTCTAGTATTTTACTTTCTTACCTCTGATGTTCTGTCATAGTTACTCTGAGACGTTACAAAATATGCCATGTAAGTGTTTTACTTGATTGCCACGTCTAATTAGTTTTTCCTTAATTTCAGATGTGGTGTCTAACCGACTACTTGAAAAATGTGACTGAAACTTCATGTTGGATGTATAATTGGTAATAAAATTGCGTtgcataaaaaataatgactaATTATTGGTAAGGGTAATAGCTTTGAACGAAGTATTTAATTGACGTGAATATGGGGtggtttttaaattattcagcGTTTATGGATGGCAATCGTGGGGTTCTtgtaaagttaaaaaaaaaggttatttaAATAACACAATCAAATGTGTCCGCGGAAATCCGCAACATTTTAGTCTGGGCAATAATTGCAACATTCCATACAAATTATTTGACTTGAATAGGAAAATGAAAACCGATTTTAGAACGTCGTGATCCAAAGTATTGATAGGTAGGTTCGTAAGAAAAGTTATGACTGCCAATTACACTCGTACAAAGTCCAAAAATATCCAAACGTTTTTATGACGGAGAAATGTCTTTTGAAAACAATAGTAATTGCCACTACATAGGCCGGTAAATCTGGAATGCGTGGCGAAAATTGGAACaaacgttttctctttctccgtcGAACGAATAGtgaaattttctcttatagtGATTAATGTaaccatcaatttttttcgagGGTGGGTTTGAAATCCTAGACTGGTGAGAGTGGCAGGTACAATAATGTATTATCCGACTAAATACGCCGTGAGTAATTGATGATTTTGGCCAAAGTTCCTCTACGGTAAAATCGAATCATTccattaaatttgaattttaggGTTGGTGTTTAGGTAGGAAATGTGACACATTCTAAATTTTCCTATGTgtgtaaaaagtgaaatttctaaacataaattgttttattccATTCAAAGAATCGCAGTCTAAAAAGACGTGACCGAAATCTTTGCAATTGCCCTAGTGTTATCATTTGCAACAGCCGTCATACTCCAAGCTCTTTCTCCTACAATGCCTTGTGGCTTTTATGGCGATGAAAACGGGAGTCTAGCAACAACTGTGATTGTATAGGCCTGCGTGATTTGATACTAGGAAGGTAAAactggaaagagaaagatgaaAGGAAATAAAGTAATTTACCAGACTGAATTGTTCTAATACTAATGTGTGATCATTTCTCTTTGATAGTGTCCGGAAGGTGAGAAAGAAGACAAGTGAAACGCGACATTTGACTCTCTACGCTTTGTGTGTCAACTTGCAATTGAACACGTAGAAAGTGGGAAGAGgttaaacgaaacaaaacgACGATGAAAGGCAATAAAAATCTGCGGGAGAAAGATCGGTAATCAATGTAAAATTGAACGCAGCTGGAGATTTCCTATAAAATGTGACGGATGGAGGAGGAAGGACATCACTTGCAGTCATTGCTTCATCAGTTGAAGTATCTCAATCACATCTGCTCGCTTCTGTTTTAACTTCAAGGCtcagcgtttttttttccaacagttACTCAAATTTTGGGTCCCGAATTTCGAACACTAAAAAGGTAtgaatttaaagttaaatagtTCTTTCAAATGAGCTAAAATTTGATGTATTGTCTGTTTGCAGATCAAGGAAAATGCGTTTCACTCTGTCGATTCTTATGCTGATCTGCTTGGTATCAGCCGTACATTTTCAGCCGAGCAGCAGTAGCAACACTCGGACATCcggtttcaaattgaaaaatctttttgatggACATCACGGCAAACATTTTGGCGGAACAGACGTCATATCTTCAAGGAAATTTGGTCTGGGCATCAAAGCTGTTCTCCTCAAGCCGCTCCTTCTGGTGGCCCTAGCGAAAATCAAGCTCGCTCTTCTATTTGGCAAACCTTTGGTCTTGTTGACCCTTAAAAAGCTTTTACTTGACGTCGTTCTTGGCAAACTGTTGCTCAAGATTCCTCTGATTCTGCTCGGCGGCAAAGCTTTGATAGCCAAGGTGCTGGCCCTTAAGTTTGCGTTGATCGCCAAAGGATTGATCGGCTTGAAAGCCCCGCTCGTCCTGCTCTTCCTCGGTGGTTTCCTGAAAGGCGCTCTAAAAGGAACAGGTTTGGGATTGGCGATTGCCGGAGGTTTGCTGAAGCTGAATGACCATGGTTCCAGCGCTGAAGATGAATACGACGAACACTACTACGCCCTTCCagcacctcctcctccttcatACGGCGCTCCTTCCTATTACAGCGCACCTGCTTCCTATTACAGCGCACCTGCTTCCTATTCCAGCGCTCCCGCTCCTGTTTACTCATCACCCGATCCATTGTACTCGCAAAGTTATGATGCAGTTATTTCAGAATATTCCGGAGTGGGCGGAGGCTACGATATTGGCCGCAAGAAGCGCAATGCTGGAAGACGAAATGATGAAGATGAcagcgaagaagaagtggaagaCAGTGAGGAAGACTTAACCGACGAATCACCCGAGGATCTTAAACTGGAATTTGAAGCAGCTCGCACCAATGCCAACGCTTATCTCTACATGGCTGCCCAATTTGACGAACAATCTTGCGGTCGCCGATTGATGTGTGAAGTCTACCAGAAACCCCAAGGAAGTCGCACCGATGACGAGCTTATTTTACAAGACATTTTCGggtaattgattttgattcaaatagttcaatcagaaaatgtgattttattctttaactTATTCACAGTTATCCACTGGCCCCATTGAGTGAAGAAGACCAAGGTACCCCGAAGGAAATGTATTACAGAGCTGCTCAACTTGGTACCTCCCACCAAGGCCGTCCCAACAGTCAGATCTGCGCCCGTGTTTATGCAACTTGCCCTCACAATGCCGAGCAGCTGATCCACTTCTTCGTCAGCGAGGATGTCGAAACCAATGAAATTGATTCGGATAACCGCCCAGTTTCTCATCTGCAGCCTCCCAAGCAATCCGCCGCCCGTCTTCCCTTCTACCATCCTCGCCAACCCAACATTTCACCTGCCCAACAATGGAAGCCGGCTGTTGTCAGGCCTGCTGTTAGTAAACCACAACCCCAAACAACTAAGCCGACCCAAGAGCAAGTTAGGCGACCAACAGTTGCTGTAACTCCGGTTGCACCTCTGCGCAAAAGATTTATCACGGCACCAGCTGCCTAAATGGCCAAACACGGAAGCCATCATATGACAATATACATTCCATTGCATGGACTGTCGATCAGCCCGAGCTGATTTATCACTTGAcatacaattttgtttttcattcagaTGAAtctatgaaaatgtttttttcaaacaaatgaaGTTTAATTATGTACTATGATACCCGGAATGTGCAATACACAATTGTACGAAACTAATACGTGTGTGGTCGAATTACGACGTTGTCACAGTTCAGGAAACGGCCATCGCaataaaatccaataaaatcat
Coding sequences within it:
- the LOC124205527 gene encoding proteasome assembly chaperone 2-like — its product is MFVFLKNKSLEWSSLQDYTFILPAVSVGNIGQLSVDLLISSLHCDKLAKLDHPVFVPVVGSDPYDEIREQGLMTAAELYISKEKKLVILQIRGLLIKEFCADFLSQLVDWIKKCAFVKTILLSSLHNYERVDSQLTGSPFRYTVTSAVNSSIENELKTLQWPALETRRSVWKEGNEDILFFPGGGYTSLLNKLCGEMNVPLVTLLIFCAEGDNIPGVLLVTGHFNRWLNFVPMANDAPGWKFPASWKLFFGAPAPMTMY
- the LOC124205525 gene encoding uncharacterized protein LOC124205525 produces the protein MRFTLSILMLICLVSAVHFQPSSSSNTRTSGFKLKNLFDGHHGKHFGGTDVISSRKFGLGIKAVLLKPLLLVALAKIKLALLFGKPLVLLTLKKLLLDVVLGKLLLKIPLILLGGKALIAKVLALKFALIAKGLIGLKAPLVLLFLGGFLKGALKGTGLGLAIAGGLLKLNDHGSSAEDEYDEHYYALPAPPPPSYGAPSYYSAPASYYSAPASYSSAPAPVYSSPDPLYSQSYDAVISEYSGVGGGYDIGRKKRNAGRRNDEDDSEEEVEDSEEDLTDESPEDLKLEFEAARTNANAYLYMAAQFDEQSCGRRLMCEVYQKPQGSRTDDELILQDIFGYPLAPLSEEDQGTPKEMYYRAAQLGTSHQGRPNSQICARVYATCPHNAEQLIHFFVSEDVETNEIDSDNRPVSHLQPPKQSAARLPFYHPRQPNISPAQQWKPAVVRPAVSKPQPQTTKPTQEQVRRPTVAVTPVAPLRKRFITAPAA